Proteins from a single region of Streptomyces sp. TN58:
- a CDS encoding sensor histidine kinase, producing the protein MNRTAANQGTGGRNVAGRSVAGGSVVNAAADRLRWTRNDALVAIGAAAVDLLGFSVGTQSEDIPLTLSAVCALVAAGLCLLARRSRPVAVLAAVLLLGVVPNVVIPDVAPHFPLALAVALYSVVRFSRPAVAAAAAALTVPLASAGQGGTLVPSGWSLVANTAAAGLVAGAALVVNRWQREVAANHARHAERAVADERRRIARELHDIVAHHITAMQLMAGGARANLAHDTEAARAALVTLEDSGRIALREMRQLLDVLRAGEEADEAPPAPQPGTADLERIVTESRLAGTRTEFTVDGAVRPLPPSVGLTLFRIVQEALTNTRKHAGDAQARVHLTYQPDAVCVEVCDDGAGAPPPAARPAAGGGYGLIGMRERVALQGGTLEAAARVDGGFRVAARLPVPAGRGGEGGEHR; encoded by the coding sequence ATGAACAGGACTGCCGCGAACCAGGGCACGGGGGGCAGGAACGTGGCGGGCAGGAGCGTGGCGGGCGGCAGCGTGGTGAACGCCGCCGCCGACAGGCTGCGCTGGACGCGCAACGACGCACTGGTGGCCATCGGCGCCGCCGCGGTGGACCTGTTGGGCTTCTCGGTCGGCACCCAGTCCGAGGACATACCCCTCACCCTCTCGGCCGTCTGCGCCCTCGTGGCGGCCGGCCTGTGCCTGCTCGCCCGCCGCAGCCGACCGGTCGCCGTCCTCGCGGCGGTGCTGCTCCTCGGGGTGGTGCCCAACGTCGTCATCCCGGACGTCGCACCGCACTTCCCGCTCGCCCTGGCCGTCGCCCTCTACTCGGTGGTCCGCTTCAGCCGGCCCGCCGTCGCCGCCGCGGCCGCCGCCCTGACCGTGCCGCTGGCCTCCGCCGGCCAGGGCGGCACCCTGGTCCCCTCCGGATGGTCCCTCGTCGCCAACACGGCCGCCGCGGGCCTGGTCGCCGGCGCGGCGCTGGTCGTCAACCGCTGGCAGCGGGAGGTCGCGGCCAACCACGCCCGCCACGCCGAGCGCGCGGTCGCCGACGAACGCCGCCGGATCGCCCGGGAACTCCACGACATCGTCGCCCACCACATCACCGCCATGCAGCTGATGGCCGGCGGCGCGCGCGCCAATCTGGCGCACGACACCGAGGCGGCCCGCGCGGCCCTCGTCACCCTGGAGGACTCGGGCCGTATCGCACTGCGCGAGATGCGCCAACTCCTCGACGTCCTGCGGGCCGGGGAGGAGGCCGACGAAGCCCCGCCGGCGCCCCAGCCCGGGACCGCCGACCTGGAGCGGATCGTCACCGAGTCCCGCCTCGCCGGAACGCGGACGGAGTTCACCGTCGACGGCGCCGTGCGCCCGCTGCCGCCCAGCGTCGGCCTGACCCTCTTCCGCATCGTGCAGGAGGCGTTGACCAACACCCGCAAGCACGCTGGGGACGCGCAGGCCCGGGTACATCTCACGTACCAGCCCGACGCGGTCTGCGTCGAGGTGTGCGACGACGGGGCCGGAGCACCGCCGCCGGCCGCCCGGCCCGCCGCGGGTGGCGGGTACGGTCTGATCGGAATGCGCGAACGCGTGGCCCTCCAGGGCGGAACCCTGGAGGCGGCCGCACGCGTCGACGGCGGATTCCGGGTGGCGGCACGCCTCCCGGTCCCGGCCGGGCGGGGCGGCGAGGGAGGGGAACACCGATGA
- a CDS encoding helix-turn-helix domain-containing protein, whose product MDEPGQIGRRVQRMRVERGLTQKQLAHPSYTSAYVSTLESGKVRPSETALRFLADRLGTSYEELATGRPAHLATELRLALTDAQRTLTTGAAEEAAARYRRLLTEAEELGLALEQAQARLGLGECALESGELQAAIGHFEEAERLLADEPLPLRARPVRGRAVAHLLAGELRYACYLLESAIDELGASGLADPDALVMLHAAVIGPYMDMGAHARAAHSAELALALAPQVSDPALVAGMHRQVARTFLAEGRMAEADASLAKAQEIYGRLQLSTDLAHCHWMRGYVLAQNGELGPAERELRTARDMLSARRAGLYTAQVEVELADVLRRLGRQEEATGLLDALLDLGNSHGAVHAGGAHRLLGLMAEERGETESAEEHYVQALSLLERSGATGDLADLCRLLGDLLRRTGRVEAAMDAYRTGLGHRAAAPGTTTLGPAPAAAFRPARAGAPRPAGDRTR is encoded by the coding sequence ATGGACGAACCGGGCCAGATCGGCCGCAGGGTCCAACGCATGCGTGTCGAACGCGGCCTGACGCAGAAGCAGTTGGCGCACCCCTCCTACACCTCTGCCTACGTCTCCACCCTGGAGTCCGGCAAGGTGCGCCCCTCGGAGACCGCGCTGCGCTTCCTCGCGGACCGCCTGGGCACCTCGTACGAGGAACTCGCCACCGGCCGCCCCGCCCACCTGGCCACCGAGCTGCGCCTGGCCCTCACCGACGCGCAGCGCACACTCACCACCGGCGCGGCCGAGGAGGCGGCTGCGCGCTACCGCCGGCTGCTCACCGAGGCGGAGGAGCTCGGGCTCGCCCTGGAGCAGGCGCAGGCCCGCCTCGGGCTCGGCGAGTGCGCGCTGGAGTCCGGCGAACTGCAGGCGGCGATCGGGCACTTCGAGGAGGCCGAACGCCTGCTGGCCGACGAGCCGCTACCGCTGCGGGCCCGCCCGGTGCGGGGGCGGGCCGTGGCGCATCTGCTCGCGGGCGAGCTGCGCTATGCCTGCTACCTGCTGGAGTCCGCCATCGACGAGCTGGGGGCGAGCGGGCTGGCCGACCCCGACGCGCTCGTGATGCTGCACGCGGCGGTGATCGGGCCGTACATGGACATGGGCGCCCACGCCCGGGCCGCGCACTCGGCGGAGCTGGCGCTCGCACTGGCGCCGCAGGTCAGCGATCCGGCGCTGGTGGCGGGCATGCACCGGCAGGTGGCGCGGACCTTCCTCGCCGAGGGGCGGATGGCCGAGGCCGACGCCTCCCTGGCCAAGGCGCAGGAGATCTACGGCCGGCTGCAGCTGAGCACCGATCTGGCGCACTGCCACTGGATGCGCGGCTACGTACTGGCCCAGAACGGTGAACTCGGGCCTGCGGAACGGGAGCTGCGCACCGCCCGCGACATGCTGTCGGCCCGGCGGGCAGGCCTGTACACGGCCCAGGTGGAGGTCGAGCTGGCGGACGTGCTGCGCCGGCTGGGCCGGCAGGAGGAGGCCACCGGGCTGCTCGACGCGCTGCTCGACCTCGGCAACAGCCACGGCGCGGTGCACGCCGGCGGCGCGCACCGGCTCCTCGGGCTGATGGCCGAGGAGCGCGGTGAGACGGAGTCCGCCGAGGAGCACTACGTGCAGGCGCTCTCCCTGCTGGAGCGCAGCGGGGCGACGGGCGATCTCGCCGATCTGTGCCGGCTGCTGGGCGACCTGCTGCGGCGTACGGGCCGGGTCGAGGCGGCGATGGACGCGTACCGCACGGGTCTGGGGCACCGGGCGGCGGCGCCGGGCACCACCACGCTGGGCCCGGCGCCCGCGGCCGCGTTCCGGCCCGCCCGGGCCGGTGCCCCCCGGCCGGCCGGAGACCGTACGCGTTGA
- a CDS encoding response regulator produces MIRVLIADDQPLVRRGLALILGPDPEFQVVGEAEDGARAVALAAELRPDVVVMDIRMPVLDGVQATAELARTLPGVRVLALSTFDMDEYVVAALRAGAYGFLPKDVSPEELGAAVRIVHAGEAAVAPRLLTRLLSAYVRTPAPVRPAATQVPPGMTPREREIWQLLASGLDNAEIAAELDISVSTVKNHITGIFGKLGVRDRAQAVIAAYESGLVEAGCGSG; encoded by the coding sequence ATGATCCGTGTGCTCATAGCGGACGACCAGCCGCTGGTACGGCGGGGCCTCGCCCTGATCCTCGGCCCGGACCCGGAGTTCCAGGTGGTGGGCGAGGCCGAGGACGGCGCCCGCGCCGTCGCCCTCGCCGCGGAACTGCGGCCCGACGTGGTCGTCATGGACATCCGGATGCCCGTCCTCGACGGCGTCCAGGCGACCGCCGAGCTGGCGCGGACCCTCCCCGGCGTCCGCGTCCTGGCGCTCAGCACCTTCGACATGGACGAGTACGTGGTCGCCGCCCTGCGCGCCGGAGCGTACGGCTTCCTGCCGAAGGACGTCTCCCCGGAGGAACTCGGCGCCGCGGTCCGCATCGTGCACGCCGGCGAGGCGGCCGTCGCACCCCGGCTGCTCACCCGGCTGCTCTCCGCCTACGTACGGACGCCCGCGCCCGTCCGACCGGCCGCGACGCAGGTGCCGCCCGGCATGACCCCGCGCGAGCGGGAGATCTGGCAGCTCCTGGCTTCGGGCCTGGACAACGCGGAGATCGCCGCGGAGCTGGACATCAGCGTCTCCACGGTCAAGAACCACATCACCGGCATCTTCGGCAAGCTGGGCGTCCGCGACCGCGCCCAGGCCGTGATCGCCGCGTACGAATCGGGCCTCGTCGAGGCCGGCTGCGGCAGCGGTTGA
- a CDS encoding CAP domain-containing protein, whose protein sequence is MAFGSGRIRRGCTAVCASSLLVLGGAAGAGTAAADEPAAVGARASVPLQADPDKVLQLVNEARVAAGCQPLTVDPQVQAAAQEYANDTTTSHTGSDGSSIPDRLKKAGATFNGYAENIAWGSGDEKVHVDGWLKSTGHAGNIKNCSFTKTGVAVNGDRIVQVFTS, encoded by the coding sequence ATGGCTTTCGGATCCGGCCGAATACGGCGCGGGTGCACCGCCGTGTGTGCGTCCTCGCTGCTGGTCCTCGGGGGCGCCGCAGGCGCCGGGACGGCTGCGGCCGACGAGCCCGCCGCGGTGGGCGCGCGCGCGTCCGTTCCGCTCCAGGCCGACCCCGACAAGGTCCTCCAGCTCGTCAACGAAGCCCGCGTCGCGGCGGGTTGTCAGCCGCTCACGGTCGATCCGCAGGTGCAGGCCGCCGCCCAGGAGTACGCCAACGACACGACCACCAGCCACACAGGCTCGGACGGCTCGTCCATCCCGGACCGGCTGAAGAAGGCCGGGGCGACGTTCAACGGGTACGCCGAGAACATCGCGTGGGGTTCGGGCGACGAGAAGGTGCACGTCGACGGGTGGCTGAAGAGCACGGGCCACGCGGGCAACATCAAGAACTGCAGCTTCACCAAGACGGGCGTCGCGGTCAACGGCGACCGGATCGTGCAGGTGTTCACCAGCTGA
- a CDS encoding MMPL family transporter, with amino-acid sequence MIRALTGFSTRNPWKVIALWAVLGMALTVLGQALVFRATQSNTGDFLPSTYDSAAALKIAEERFGVKPDANTLTVLVARPDGAPLSEGDERRIDEEAAELGRRRVAMPVPEDAMPFAEDHSQTPKVAPVATAPDRAFRLLSVELRGNAQDPGLQDTYRAFREQARAGFEEAGFRTGYTGGLASAVDDVDAEETRARVVGIVMLGVIVLLHVLVFRSALAALLPLIVVSVIGGAATGTVVGVAMLTGVTLDPSTPQLINVVLVGIGIDYFLFLLFRFREQLRRRPEQPGRAAAAEVSGRVGTAVTSAALTIVAAFATLGVASFGQFRVLGPAIAVSVLVMLFGSLTFMPALLAVTGRGMFWPSRAHRREPRGGAAGRLGSWLVRRPLTAAVGSVLLLGALAAGTAGMRMDYGSGGADGGRTAAAATAAEISRAMPAGVSDPISVYVAASDGAPLTTGRVDALSGSLSRVEGVGQVAPTVLSEDRLAARIDLFPNADPHGQEARDLASGAVRDAVSAHRPDGTEAHVGGTAAVFADVSAAVDEDLRLVFPVAAALIALILFLLLRSLLAPLILMLAVGLGFAATLGAATLVFQHGLDQPGVAFTLPLVLFLFVVALGTDYNILVADRIREEMQRPGPARDAVARAVRHTAPAVATAGLVLAASFGSLAVNPAAATQQIGFATGLGILLSAFVLSIVLVPACAVLLGRSLWWPALPRPQAPPRSGPGAQTPERVLVP; translated from the coding sequence GTGATCCGCGCCCTGACCGGGTTCTCGACGAGGAATCCGTGGAAGGTGATCGCCCTGTGGGCCGTGCTCGGCATGGCTCTGACGGTCCTCGGGCAGGCGCTCGTCTTCCGCGCCACCCAGAGCAACACCGGCGATTTCCTGCCCTCGACCTATGACTCGGCGGCGGCCCTGAAGATCGCCGAGGAGCGGTTCGGGGTGAAACCGGACGCCAACACGCTGACCGTGCTGGTGGCCCGACCGGACGGCGCGCCGCTGAGCGAGGGCGACGAGCGGCGCATCGACGAGGAGGCCGCGGAGCTGGGCCGCCGGCGGGTGGCCATGCCGGTGCCCGAGGACGCGATGCCGTTCGCCGAGGACCACTCCCAGACGCCGAAGGTGGCCCCGGTGGCGACGGCCCCCGACCGGGCGTTCCGGCTGCTGTCCGTGGAACTGCGGGGCAACGCCCAGGACCCCGGGCTCCAGGACACCTACCGGGCCTTTCGCGAGCAGGCCCGGGCCGGCTTCGAGGAGGCCGGGTTCCGGACCGGCTACACCGGCGGGCTCGCCTCCGCCGTCGACGACGTCGACGCCGAGGAGACCCGGGCCAGGGTGGTCGGTATCGTGATGCTCGGTGTCATCGTGCTGCTGCACGTGCTGGTGTTCCGCAGCGCGCTCGCCGCGCTGCTGCCGCTGATCGTGGTGTCCGTCATCGGCGGCGCCGCCACGGGCACGGTGGTCGGCGTCGCGATGCTGACCGGTGTCACCCTCGACCCGTCCACCCCGCAGCTGATCAACGTGGTCCTGGTCGGTATCGGCATCGACTACTTCCTCTTCCTGCTGTTCCGTTTCCGCGAGCAGTTGCGCCGGCGCCCCGAACAGCCGGGGCGGGCCGCGGCCGCCGAGGTCTCCGGGCGGGTGGGCACGGCGGTCACCTCGGCCGCGCTGACGATCGTCGCGGCGTTCGCGACGCTCGGGGTGGCCTCCTTCGGGCAGTTCCGGGTGCTCGGTCCGGCCATCGCCGTCTCGGTGCTGGTGATGCTCTTCGGCAGTCTCACCTTCATGCCGGCCCTGCTCGCCGTCACCGGGCGCGGCATGTTCTGGCCCTCGCGGGCCCACCGGCGCGAGCCCCGCGGCGGCGCCGCCGGCCGGCTGGGCTCCTGGCTGGTCAGGCGGCCCCTGACGGCGGCCGTCGGATCCGTGCTGCTGCTGGGGGCCCTGGCCGCGGGTACGGCCGGCATGCGGATGGACTACGGGTCGGGTGGCGCGGACGGCGGGCGGACGGCCGCCGCGGCCACCGCGGCCGAGATCTCCCGGGCGATGCCCGCAGGCGTGTCGGACCCGATCAGCGTCTACGTCGCCGCGTCGGACGGTGCGCCGCTCACCACGGGCCGGGTCGACGCCCTGTCGGGGTCGCTCTCCCGGGTGGAGGGGGTGGGGCAGGTCGCGCCGACGGTGTTGAGCGAGGACCGCCTGGCGGCGCGCATCGACCTGTTCCCGAACGCCGATCCGCACGGTCAGGAGGCCCGCGACCTGGCGTCCGGCGCGGTCCGCGACGCGGTGTCCGCGCACCGGCCCGACGGCACCGAGGCCCATGTGGGCGGCACCGCCGCGGTGTTCGCCGACGTGTCGGCGGCCGTGGACGAGGACCTGCGGCTGGTGTTCCCGGTCGCGGCGGCCCTGATCGCGCTCATCCTCTTCCTGCTGCTGCGGAGCCTGCTCGCCCCGCTGATCCTGATGCTGGCGGTGGGGCTGGGGTTCGCCGCGACGCTGGGTGCCGCGACGCTCGTCTTCCAGCACGGGCTGGACCAGCCGGGCGTGGCGTTCACGCTGCCGCTGGTGCTGTTCCTGTTCGTGGTCGCACTGGGGACCGACTACAACATCCTGGTGGCCGACCGGATCCGGGAGGAGATGCAACGGCCCGGTCCCGCCCGGGACGCGGTGGCGCGGGCGGTGCGGCACACCGCGCCGGCCGTGGCGACGGCCGGGCTGGTGCTGGCCGCCTCCTTCGGCAGCCTCGCGGTCAACCCGGCCGCGGCCACCCAGCAGATCGGTTTCGCGACCGGGCTCGGGATCCTGCTCTCCGCGTTCGTCCTGTCGATCGTCCTGGTACCGGCGTGCGCGGTGCTGCTGGGCCGGTCCCTGTGGTGGCCGGCGCTGCCGCGGCCACAGGCGCCGCCGCGGTCCGGCCCCGGGGCGCAGACGCCGGAGCGCGTCCTGGTGCCCTGA
- a CDS encoding DUF6817 domain-containing protein, whose translation MSERAVAWLRELGAQDVAHPGGTLLAHLERVQGLLASWGARPALQRAGLCHAFYGTDGFPEVLLPLARRAELAEVIGGEAEAIVYLYAACDRAASYPALGHARASYRDRFTGGVHSPALEARRDLAELSAANELDLARVDPAFRAAWGGELLALFGRLRGLLSEPAWRECQAVLVGA comes from the coding sequence GTGTCGGAACGTGCCGTGGCATGGCTGCGCGAACTGGGCGCGCAGGACGTCGCCCACCCCGGCGGCACCCTGCTGGCGCACCTGGAGCGTGTCCAGGGACTACTCGCGTCCTGGGGCGCCCGGCCGGCCCTGCAACGGGCGGGCCTGTGCCACGCGTTCTACGGAACCGACGGCTTCCCCGAGGTGCTGCTGCCGCTCGCGCGCCGGGCGGAGCTGGCCGAGGTCATCGGCGGCGAGGCCGAGGCGATCGTGTACCTCTACGCCGCCTGCGACCGGGCGGCTTCGTATCCGGCGCTCGGCCACGCGCGGGCGTCCTACCGCGACCGGTTCACGGGCGGTGTCCACTCCCCCGCCCTGGAGGCGCGGCGGGACCTGGCGGAGCTGTCGGCGGCGAACGAACTCGACCTGGCGCGCGTCGATCCGGCCTTCCGCGCGGCGTGGGGCGGCGAACTCCTGGCGCTGTTCGGCCGGTTGCGGGGTCTGTTGAGCGAGCCCGCGTGGCGGGAGTGCCAGGCAGTGCTCGTGGGCGCGTGA
- a CDS encoding ABC transporter permease/substrate binding protein, which produces MPRLPLGDWVDSAVDFLQSRLSWLFDAISTLVTGLYDGLVAVLSAPAPLLFAGILAVAAWWLRGLLAGLLAFAGFALVDSVGLWPDAMSTLSLVLVATLVTLVFAIPLGIWAARSDRVSAVLRPLLDFMQTMPAMVYLIPGIVFFGVGVVPGIIATIVFSLPPGVRMTELGIRQVDTELVEAAEAFGTTPRDTLVRVQLPLALPTLMAGVNQVIMLGLSMVVIAGMVGGGGLGGAVYRAIGNVDIGLGFEAGLSIVILAMYLDRMTGALGRQVSPLGRRSLARARSVATGAARVWNHRPRPAYAVTGAVVLALVAGGLNTFGGSPGSADADGPAAAENIGKGRTISIGYIPWDEGIASTYLWKELLERRGFKVDTRQLEAGALYTGLADGGLDFQTDAWLPVTHAQYWEKYGGRLEDLGSWYGPTSIELAVPAYMDDVRSLADLKGRSGQFKGRIIGIEPSAGAMALLKDKVMKEYGLEGEYQVVDGSTPGMLAELKRAYDKKEPVVTVLWSPHWAYSSYELTKLEDPKGVWGRGDGIHTLARAGFAADEPEVAAWLRSFKLTEEQLTGLEARIQQTGKGKEQQAVRAWLQDHPEVAALS; this is translated from the coding sequence ATGCCCCGCCTGCCCCTCGGCGACTGGGTCGACAGCGCCGTCGACTTCCTCCAGAGCCGCCTGTCCTGGCTGTTCGACGCCATCAGCACCCTCGTCACCGGCCTCTACGACGGCCTCGTCGCCGTCCTCTCCGCCCCCGCCCCGCTGTTGTTCGCGGGCATCCTCGCCGTCGCCGCCTGGTGGCTGCGCGGCCTGCTCGCGGGCCTGCTCGCCTTCGCCGGTTTCGCACTCGTCGACTCCGTCGGGCTCTGGCCCGACGCCATGTCCACACTGTCGCTGGTCCTGGTCGCCACCCTCGTCACCCTCGTCTTCGCGATCCCCCTCGGCATCTGGGCGGCCCGCTCCGACCGGGTCAGCGCCGTCCTGCGGCCGCTCCTCGACTTCATGCAGACCATGCCCGCGATGGTCTACCTCATTCCGGGCATCGTCTTCTTCGGGGTGGGCGTGGTGCCCGGCATCATCGCGACCATCGTCTTCTCCCTGCCGCCGGGCGTACGCATGACCGAACTCGGCATCCGCCAGGTCGACACCGAACTGGTCGAGGCCGCCGAGGCGTTCGGCACCACCCCGCGCGACACCCTCGTCCGCGTCCAGCTGCCGCTGGCCCTGCCCACCCTCATGGCGGGCGTCAACCAGGTGATCATGCTCGGCCTGTCCATGGTCGTCATCGCCGGCATGGTCGGCGGCGGCGGCCTCGGCGGCGCCGTCTACCGGGCCATCGGCAACGTCGACATCGGCCTCGGCTTCGAAGCCGGCCTCTCCATCGTCATCCTCGCCATGTACCTCGACCGGATGACCGGTGCCCTCGGCCGCCAGGTCTCCCCGCTGGGCCGGCGCTCCCTGGCCCGGGCCCGGTCCGTCGCCACCGGCGCCGCCCGGGTGTGGAACCACCGCCCCCGGCCCGCGTACGCCGTGACCGGAGCCGTCGTACTGGCCCTGGTCGCGGGCGGCCTGAACACCTTCGGCGGCTCGCCCGGCTCCGCCGACGCGGACGGCCCGGCGGCCGCCGAGAACATCGGCAAGGGCCGCACCATATCCATCGGATACATCCCCTGGGACGAGGGCATCGCCTCCACCTACCTCTGGAAGGAACTCCTGGAACGGCGCGGCTTCAAGGTCGACACCCGCCAGCTGGAGGCCGGCGCGCTCTACACCGGCCTGGCCGACGGCGGCCTCGACTTCCAGACCGACGCCTGGCTGCCCGTCACCCACGCCCAGTACTGGGAGAAGTACGGCGGCAGGCTGGAGGACCTCGGCTCCTGGTACGGCCCGACCTCCATCGAGCTCGCCGTGCCCGCCTACATGGACGACGTCCGCTCCCTCGCCGACCTCAAGGGCAGGTCCGGGCAGTTCAAGGGCCGCATCATCGGCATCGAGCCGAGCGCCGGCGCCATGGCCCTGCTGAAGGACAAGGTCATGAAGGAGTACGGCCTGGAGGGCGAGTACCAGGTCGTCGACGGCTCCACCCCCGGCATGCTCGCCGAGCTCAAGCGCGCCTACGACAAGAAGGAGCCGGTGGTCACCGTGCTCTGGTCGCCGCACTGGGCGTACTCCTCGTACGAGCTGACCAAGCTGGAGGACCCCAAGGGCGTCTGGGGCAGGGGCGACGGCATCCACACCCTCGCCCGCGCGGGCTTCGCCGCCGACGAGCCCGAGGTCGCCGCCTGGCTGCGCTCCTTCAAGCTCACCGAGGAGCAGCTGACCGGCCTGGAAGCGCGCATCCAGCAGACCGGCAAGGGCAAGGAGCAGCAGGCCGTCCGCGCCTGGCTCCAGGACCACCCCGAGGTCGCCGCGCTGTCCTGA
- a CDS encoding TetR/AcrR family transcriptional regulator, with amino-acid sequence MDQERPLRERLIDIGAELVMSEGTGALGLREIARRAGVSHGAPRRYFPTHHSLLSAIARRGFADLGERFARVAAAARECTPRERVRAIGCAYVGYALEHPGMFELMFRHDLLDSGGQDPSDEPRLRESTLPLFSLLVALAGRCGAADPAVTAAALWANLHGVAQLWRWGSLPLVLGEDRAAGVERLVDAAVDAHLGGVPA; translated from the coding sequence ATGGACCAGGAGAGACCCCTTCGGGAACGGCTGATCGACATCGGCGCCGAGCTCGTCATGAGCGAGGGCACGGGCGCCCTCGGGCTGCGCGAGATCGCCCGCCGGGCGGGCGTCTCGCACGGCGCGCCGCGCCGGTACTTCCCCACCCACCACTCCCTGCTGTCGGCGATCGCCCGGCGCGGCTTCGCCGATCTCGGCGAGCGGTTCGCCCGGGTGGCGGCCGCAGCGAGGGAGTGCACCCCGCGGGAGAGGGTGCGGGCGATCGGCTGCGCCTACGTCGGCTACGCGCTGGAGCACCCCGGGATGTTCGAGCTGATGTTCCGGCACGACCTGCTCGACAGCGGGGGGCAGGACCCCTCGGACGAGCCGCGGCTGAGGGAGTCGACCCTCCCGCTGTTCTCCCTGCTCGTCGCGCTCGCCGGCCGGTGCGGGGCGGCCGATCCCGCCGTCACCGCCGCCGCCCTGTGGGCGAACCTGCACGGTGTGGCGCAGCTGTGGCGCTGGGGCAGCCTGCCGCTGGTCCTCGGCGAGGACCGGGCCGCGGGCGTCGAACGGCTGGTGGACGCCGCCGTCGACGCGCATCTCGGGGGTGTCCCGGCGTGA
- a CDS encoding LysR family transcriptional regulator, which yields MTLDDLRVFVAVCRAGSLSAVARDLGCTQSAVSQHVRRLEKQTGTSLLERHARGVVPTEAGRIVQAAAADGIAGLDGALRRVDDLVRGGGGTVRVTTGATTVRHFMSEAVVSFRRDHPEVSLEFQTENSSRSCFDALAAGDLDLAWITVGAPVRGIEQRPVMELPWVLAVGADDPLADRAALTPADLAGIRHIRLPENSASRSHLDAALAESGIHVRSDTSVADWDTALLLAELGLGHAVVPALPGWQIPGSDGPLRLVPIPALPPLAVGWAVRRWAALAPPALVFADEVVRSCRARAAGQQ from the coding sequence ATGACCCTCGACGACCTCCGCGTGTTCGTGGCCGTCTGCCGCGCCGGCAGCCTCAGCGCCGTCGCACGCGACCTCGGCTGCACCCAGTCCGCCGTCAGCCAGCACGTCCGCCGCCTGGAGAAGCAGACCGGCACCAGCCTCCTCGAACGGCACGCCCGCGGCGTCGTGCCCACCGAGGCCGGCCGCATCGTCCAGGCGGCCGCCGCCGACGGCATCGCCGGCCTCGACGGCGCACTGCGCCGCGTGGACGACCTCGTACGGGGCGGCGGCGGTACCGTGCGCGTCACCACCGGCGCGACGACCGTGCGGCACTTCATGTCCGAGGCCGTCGTCTCCTTCCGCCGCGACCACCCCGAGGTGAGCCTGGAGTTCCAGACCGAGAACTCCAGCCGCAGCTGCTTCGACGCCCTCGCCGCCGGCGACCTCGACCTCGCCTGGATCACCGTCGGGGCCCCCGTGCGGGGCATCGAGCAGCGCCCCGTCATGGAACTGCCCTGGGTACTCGCGGTCGGCGCCGACGACCCCCTCGCCGACCGGGCCGCACTCACCCCCGCCGACCTCGCCGGGATCCGCCACATCCGGCTCCCGGAGAACTCCGCCTCCCGCTCCCACCTCGACGCCGCCCTCGCCGAGTCCGGCATCCACGTACGCTCCGACACCAGCGTCGCCGACTGGGACACCGCCCTGCTGCTCGCCGAACTGGGCCTGGGCCACGCCGTCGTGCCCGCCCTGCCCGGCTGGCAGATCCCCGGATCAGACGGGCCGCTGCGCCTCGTCCCGATCCCCGCCCTGCCGCCGCTCGCCGTCGGCTGGGCCGTCCGCCGCTGGGCCGCCCTCGCCCCGCCGGCCCTGGTCTTCGCCGACGAGGTCGTGCGCAGCTGCCGGGCGCGCGCGGCCGGGCAGCAGTGA
- a CDS encoding DUF6158 family protein, protein MTEHDGGPSAQDLEEGRLLKELEAIHRTRHETLLHGSDDALVTHTKRMNELEHEYVRRHPQRAQTASRTRSGARARTNGEH, encoded by the coding sequence ATGACGGAGCACGACGGCGGCCCGTCGGCGCAGGACCTGGAGGAAGGCCGGCTGCTCAAGGAGCTGGAGGCCATCCACCGCACACGCCACGAGACCTTGTTGCACGGGTCCGACGACGCCCTGGTCACCCATACCAAGCGGATGAACGAGCTGGAGCACGAATACGTGCGCCGCCATCCGCAGCGCGCCCAGACCGCCTCCCGTACGCGTTCGGGCGCCCGCGCCCGGACCAACGGCGAGCACTGA